One region of Fragaria vesca subsp. vesca linkage group LG4, FraVesHawaii_1.0, whole genome shotgun sequence genomic DNA includes:
- the LOC101301483 gene encoding phospholipid-transporting ATPase 3-like gives MSGWNRPSRSRLGNRNFTPLERTSSATTTQTVRLGRVQPQAPSNRTIYCNDREANLPVKFAGNSISTTKYNFLTFLPKGLFEQFRRVANLYFLGISILSTTPISPVHPVTNVVPLSFVLLITLGKEAWEDWKRRLNDMTINNNSVDVLQDQRWETIPWKRLQVGDIVRIKQNAFFPADLLFLASTNADGVCYIETANLDGETNLKIRKALEKTWDYLTPEKASEFKGEVQCEQPNNSLYTFTGNLIVDKQTLPLSPNHLLLRGCSLRNTEYIVAAVVFTGHETKVMMNSMNVPSKRSTLERKLDKLIIGLFITLFCMCLIGAIGSGVFINYKYYYLGLRGTKGEDSSYSSFNPDNRFVVFMLTILTLITLYSTIIPISLYVSIEMIKFIQSTQYINNDLRMYHMESNTPALARTSNLNEELGQVEYIFSDKTGTLTRNLMEFFKCSIGGEVYGTGITEIERGIAQRNGIKLNEEYNSNTDHEKGFNFNDSKLMRGAWRNEPNPDICKEFFRCLAICHTVLPEGDESPDKITYQAASPDESALVIAAKNFGFFFYRRSPTTICVRESHVEKLGDVQDVSYEILNVLEFNSTRKRQSVVCRYPDGRLVLYCKGADNVIYERLSDGQDDLKKVSREHLELFGSSGLRTLCLAYKDLSPDMYESWNEKFIQAKSTLRDREKKLDEVAELIETDLTLIGCTAIEDKLQEGVPACIETLARAGIKIWVLTGDKMETAINIAYACNLINNEMKQFIISSETDVIREAENRGDQVEIARVIKDEVKKDLKRCLEEAQQYLRTASGPKLALVIDGKCLMYALDPTLRVMLLNLSLNCNSVVCCRVSPLQKAQVTSMVRKGAKKITLSIGDGANDVSMIQAAHVGVGISGQEGMQAVMASDFAIAQFRFLTDLLLVHGRWSYIRLCKVITYFFYKNLTFTLTQFWFTFYTGYSGQRFYDDWYQSLYNVIFTALPVIMVGLFDKDVSAALSKKYPELYKEGIRNMFFKWRVVATWAFFSVYQSLVFFYFVTSSSHTSVDPSGKMFGLMDISTMTFTCVVVTVNLRLLMNCNSITRWHYISTGGSIALWFIFVFIYCFVESSVGLRSFVYQVIYVLMSTLYFYMTLLLVPIVALFGDFVYQGMQRWFSPYDYQIIQELHRDEPEGRSRDELLEIGNNLTPAQARSYAVAQLPREISKHTGFAFDSPGYESFFARQVGVYAPQKAWDVARRASMRRTTKKT, from the exons ATGAGCGGGTGGAATCGGCCGTCGAGATCGAGGCTCGGAAATCGCAACTTCACGCCGCTCGAACGAACGTCGTCGGCGACAACGACTCAGACGGTGCGCCTCGGACGAGTCCAGCCTCAAGCGCCGAGTAACCGCACCATTTACTGCAATGATCGCGAGGCCAATCTCCCCGTCAAATTTGCG GGGAATTCTATATCAACTACAAAGTACAACTTCCTTACTTTTTTGCCTAAAGGACTCTTTGAACAG TTCAGGCGAGTAGCTAACCTTTACTTCCTTGGAATCTCAATTTTATCAACAACACCAATCAG TCCCGTTCATCCAGTAACCAATGTGGTACCCCTAAGTTTTGTGCTTCTTATTACTCTTGGAAAGGAAGCATGGGAGGATTGG AAGCGTAGACTGAACGATATGACGATAAATAATAATTCAGTGGATGTCTTGCAAGATCAAAGGTGGGAAACTATTCCTTGGAAAAGGTTACAAGTTGGAGATATTGTCAGG ATTAAGCAAAACGCATTCTTCCCAGCGGATCTGCTTTTTCTTGCATCTACCAACGCAGATGGTGTCTGCTACATTGAG ACTGCAAATTTGGACGGGGAAACTAATTTAAAAATCAGAAAAGCATTGGAAAAGACTTGGGATTACTTGACTCCTGAGAAAGCATCTGAATTTAAAG GAGAAGTGCAGTGTGAACAACCTAACAATTCACTGTACACTTTCACTGGCAATCTCATTGTTGACAAGCAGACACTACCTCTCTCTCCTAACCATCTTCTACTTCGT GGATGCAGCCTCAGGAACACAGAGTACATAGTTGCGGCTGTTGTATTTACAGGTCATGAAACCAAG GTTATGATGAATAGCATGAATGTCCCTTCTAAAAGAAGTACATTAGAGAGAAAACTGGACAAACTTATCATTGGCCTTTTTATTACTCTCTTTTGTATGTGTCTGATTGGAGCCATAGGCAG TGGTGTATTTATCAACTACAAGTACTACTACTTGGGTCTTCGTGGAACAAAAGGAGAGGACTCCTCATACAGCTCATTTAACCCTGATAACCGTTTTGTG GTTTTTATGCTGACGATTCTTACCTTGATTACTCTATACTCGACAATCATCCCTATCTCTCTTTATGTTTCCATCGAG ATGATCAAATTTATTCAGTCCACCCAATATATCAACAATGATTTGCGTATGTACCATATGGAAAGCAATACCCCTGCATTGGCTAGGACTTCGAATTTGAATGAGGAACTTGGACAG GTGGAATACATCTTTTCTGATAAAACTGGAACTTTAACAAGAAACTTGATGGAGTTCTTCAAGTGTTCAATTGGAGGAGAGGTCTATGGAACCGGCATCACTGAAATAGAAAGAGGAATAGCACAAAGAAATGGTATAAAACTCAATGAG GAGTACAATTCCAATACAGATCATGAGAAGGGATTTAACTTCAATGATTCCAAGCTTATGCGGGGAGCTTGGAGAAATGAACCTAATCCAGATATCTGTAAG GAATTTTTCAGATGCCTTGCTATATGCCATACTGTACTTCCTGAGGGTGATGAGTCCCCTGATAAGATCACGTATCAAGCTGCATCCCCAGATGAATCTGCTTTGGTCATTGCTGCGAAGAACTTTGGTTTCTTCTTTTACAG GCGTTCACCGACTACTATATGTGTTCGAGAATCTCATGTTGAGAAACTTGGTGATGTCCAAGATGTGTCTTACGAGATTCTAAATGTCCTCGAGTTCAACAG TACAAGGAAGCGTCAGTCTGTTGTATGCCGTTATCCAGATGGCAGGCTTGTCTTGTACTGCAAG GGAGCTGATAACGTGATCTATGAGAGATTGTCTGATGGCCAAGACGATCTGAAGAAAGTATCAAGGGAACACTTGGAACTATTTGGGTCTTCTGGATTACGTACTCTTTGCCTGGCTTATAAAGATTTAAGTCCTGATATGTATGAAAGCTGGAATGAGAAATTCATTCAGGCTAAGTCCACTCTACGGGATCGTGAAAAGAAGCTGGATGAG GTGGCAGAACTCATTGAGACTGATCTCACATTGATTGGATGTACTGCTATTGAAGACAAGCTTCAGGAAGGAGTACCTGCTTGTATAGAGACTCTTGCTAGAGCTGGTATCAAGATTTGGGTGCTAACAGGAGATAAGATGGAAACAGCAATAAATATAGCTTATG CATGCAATTTGATCAATAATGAAATGAAACAGTTCATTATCAGCTCAGAAACTGATGTTATCAGGGAAGCTGAGAACAGG GGTGACCAAGTGGAAATTGCACGTGTCATTAAAGATGAAGTGAAGAAAGATCTGAAGAGGTGCCTTGAGGAAGCACAGCAATATCTTCGCACTGCATCTGGGCCAAAATTAGCACTTGTAATAGATGGCAAGTGTTTGATGTATGCCTTGGACCCAACTTTACGAGTGATGCTACTGAATTTGAGCTTGAATTGTAATTCAGTTGTTTGCTGTCGAGTTTCTCCTTTACAGAAAGCACAG GTGACAAGTATGGTAAGAAAAGGTGCCAAGAAAATAACACTCAGCATTGGTGATGGTGCCAATGATGTGAGCATGATCCAAGCTGCTCATGTTGGTGTTGGAATAAGTGGGCAAGAAGGGATGCAGGCAGTGATGGCTAGTGATTTTGCTATTGCGCAGTTTCGTTTTCTGACTGATTTACTGCTTGTCCATGGGCGGTGGTCTTATATCAGATTATGCAAG GTCATCACATACTTCTTTTACAAGAATCTTACATTCACTTTGACACAATTTTGGTTCACCTTTTATACTGGATATTCTGGTCAAAGGTTTTATGATGATTGGTACCAGTCACTATATAATGTCATATTCACAGCCTTGCCTGTGATCATGGTTGGGCTTTTTGACAAG GATGTCAGTGCAGCCCTTTCCAAGAAGTACCCTGAACTATACAAGGAGGGAATAAGAAATATGTTCTTCAAATGGAGGGTCGTGGCAACGTGGGCATTCTTTTCTGTTTACCAATCTTTAGTCTTCTTCTATTTTGTGACTAGCTCCAGTCATACAAGCGTGGATCCATCTGGCAAGATGTTTGGACTTATGGATATCAGCACGATGACATTCACTTGTGTTGTAGTAACTGTCAACTTGCGTCTGCTGATGAACTGTAATTCAATCACAAGGTGGCATTATATTAGCACTGGAGGAAGCATTGCGTTATGGTTTATATTCGTTTTCATATACTGTTTTGTAGAAAGTTCGGTGGGTCTTCGTTCCTT TGTTTATCAGGTCATATATGTCTTGATGAGTACATTGTACTTCTACATGACACTTCTTCTTGTCCCCATTGTTGCGCTCTTTGGCGACTTTGTTTACCAAGG GATGCAAAGATGGTTCTCCCCATACGATTATCAGATAATTCAGGAACTTCACAGGGATGAGCCAGAAGGTAGGAGCAGGGATGAGTTGCTGGAAATTGGAAACAACCTCACCCCTGCCCAGGCGAGGAGCTACGCTGTAGCTCAACTCCCACGAGAGATTTCGAAACACACTGGGTTTGCTTTCGACTCACCTGGATATGAATCATTCTTTGCCAGACAGGTAGGTGTATATGCCCCTCAAAAGGCATGGGATGTTGCTCGGAGAGCCAGCATGAGAAGGACAACAAAAAAGACATAA